In Thiobacter sp. AK1, the following proteins share a genomic window:
- a CDS encoding ABC transporter permease, with protein MRCLGHWTVQGIAGLKPRVATLAYPGESRLVVDCGDILAFDTAGAWLLDALLCHLRGMGREVELVGLAPERARLLELVQSRAARLPWFAPPRPPGWLARLGMGVSQRWQEAQGMLAFLGETTLSALVALREPRRWRGRLVLHHIQHAGLDALALVGLLAFLVGVVIAYQGATQLARYGANIFVVDLIAHAILRELGPMLVAIIVAGRSGSAFAAQIGTMKVSEEIDALRTLGLSPQEVLVLPRMLALALVLPLLTFYADVLGLLGGFVVARVQLDVDAASFLDRFDDTIRVSTFLFGVGKAPVFALIIALVGCYQGFRAAGSADSVGRHTTLSVVQSIFLIIIVDAVFSVLANVTRLGFR; from the coding sequence GTGCGCTGCCTTGGTCACTGGACCGTGCAGGGCATCGCCGGACTCAAGCCTCGCGTGGCCACGCTTGCCTATCCTGGAGAATCCCGGCTCGTCGTGGACTGCGGTGACATCCTCGCCTTCGATACCGCTGGCGCCTGGCTACTCGATGCGCTTCTTTGCCATCTGCGCGGAATGGGGCGCGAGGTGGAGCTGGTGGGGCTGGCGCCAGAACGCGCCCGCCTCCTGGAACTGGTGCAAAGCCGCGCTGCGCGCTTGCCGTGGTTTGCCCCGCCCCGGCCGCCCGGCTGGCTTGCGCGCCTGGGCATGGGCGTTTCACAGCGCTGGCAAGAGGCCCAGGGCATGCTGGCCTTTCTAGGGGAGACCACGCTCAGCGCCCTCGTGGCGCTGCGCGAGCCGCGCCGCTGGCGCGGCCGGCTGGTGCTGCACCACATTCAGCACGCGGGTCTCGATGCGCTAGCCCTGGTGGGCCTGTTGGCTTTCCTGGTGGGCGTGGTAATCGCCTACCAGGGTGCCACCCAGCTCGCGCGCTATGGCGCCAACATCTTCGTGGTGGATCTGATCGCCCATGCCATCCTGCGGGAATTGGGGCCCATGCTGGTGGCCATCATCGTCGCCGGACGCTCCGGCTCCGCGTTCGCGGCGCAGATTGGCACCATGAAGGTATCGGAGGAAATCGACGCACTGCGCACCCTGGGGCTTTCGCCCCAGGAGGTGCTAGTGCTGCCGCGCATGCTGGCGCTCGCGCTGGTGCTGCCCCTGCTCACCTTTTACGCCGATGTGCTGGGGCTGCTGGGCGGCTTCGTGGTGGCGCGTGTGCAGCTCGATGTGGACGCCGCGAGCTTCCTCGACCGCTTCGACGACACCATCCGTGTTTCGACGTTTCTGTTCGGGGTGGGCAAGGCACCGGTATTCGCCTTGATCATCGCCCTGGTGGGGTGCTACCAGGGTTTCCGCGCCGCGGGCAGCGCCGACAGCGTGGGACGCCACACCACGCTGTCCGTGGTGCAGTCCATCTTCCTCATCATTATCGTCGATGCCGTGTTCTCGGTGCTGGCCAATGTCACACGGCTCGGGTTTCGCTGA
- a CDS encoding RrF2 family transcriptional regulator, whose protein sequence is MMLSRTSQYAIQALIFIATQPKGQPVLNREIASRLNVPPAYLAKIMQSLCRGNLLYSFRGRLGGFCLREGAEKTDLLQVLAITEGPGFAQDCVLGLKVCSDATACPMHAKWQPIKKKVLALLKEQTLEKLARAVQTGKYRLADLPSSVLTTQRLEREPA, encoded by the coding sequence ATGATGCTCTCCCGTACCAGCCAATACGCGATCCAGGCGCTGATCTTCATCGCCACCCAACCCAAGGGCCAGCCGGTGCTCAACCGCGAGATCGCCAGCCGCCTCAACGTCCCGCCGGCCTATCTCGCCAAGATCATGCAGAGCCTCTGCAGGGGGAATCTGCTCTATTCCTTCCGTGGCCGCCTGGGCGGCTTCTGTCTGCGCGAGGGCGCAGAAAAGACCGATCTGCTGCAGGTGCTGGCCATCACCGAAGGCCCGGGCTTTGCCCAGGACTGCGTGCTGGGGCTCAAGGTGTGTTCCGATGCCACCGCTTGTCCCATGCACGCCAAGTGGCAGCCCATCAAGAAAAAAGTGCTCGCCCTGCTCAAGGAGCAAACCCTGGAAAAACTTGCGCGCGCGGTGCAAACCGGCAAGTATCGGCTGGCGGATCTGCCCAGCAGCGTGCTCACCACGCAGCGGTTGGAGCGCGAGCCAGCCTGA
- a CDS encoding COX15/CtaA family protein, protein MTAPNLLLLALFGLLVALPVLAYVARRGGDVHARLAWVTAFLALDLIMFGGFTRLTDSGLGCPDWPGCYGHSNPLSAAEHIRAAETAMPSGPVTRIKAWIEMLHRYFAMGVGLLIIVLMVQAWLRARRDPSRSPWLATVIFLAVCVQGAFGAFTVTMKLTPAIVTLHLLGGMLLLALLTGLALREGPRPAVGAEAVALRGHGLLAAVVLVLQIALGGWVSTNYAVLACPDFPLCHGHWWPPEMDFHHAYTLWRPLGQTADGDLIPFQSLVAIHWVHRNFAYLVLAVLGTLAWRARSVPGLARWARALAGLILLQFLTGLSNVMLQWPLPVAVLHNGGAALLVMMLVVLHFRVGVGARHNPAQTG, encoded by the coding sequence ATGACGGCTCCGAACCTGCTTTTGCTCGCGCTGTTCGGCCTGCTGGTGGCCCTACCCGTGCTCGCCTACGTGGCGCGAAGGGGCGGCGATGTCCATGCCCGACTTGCCTGGGTGACGGCCTTCCTCGCGCTGGATCTGATCATGTTTGGTGGGTTTACCCGTCTAACCGATTCCGGCCTGGGTTGCCCTGACTGGCCGGGGTGTTACGGCCACTCGAATCCGCTCTCGGCAGCGGAGCATATCCGCGCCGCGGAGACGGCCATGCCCAGCGGCCCGGTCACGCGCATCAAGGCGTGGATCGAAATGCTGCATCGTTATTTCGCCATGGGTGTAGGGCTGCTCATCATCGTGCTCATGGTGCAGGCCTGGCTGCGGGCTCGGCGAGATCCCAGCCGCTCGCCCTGGCTTGCCACGGTCATTTTCCTCGCCGTCTGCGTGCAGGGCGCATTCGGCGCCTTCACCGTGACCATGAAACTAACGCCGGCAATCGTCACCCTGCATCTACTGGGCGGCATGCTACTGCTGGCGCTCCTCACGGGCCTTGCCTTGCGGGAAGGCCCGCGCCCGGCGGTGGGCGCGGAGGCGGTGGCCCTGCGTGGCCACGGTCTGCTGGCGGCGGTCGTGCTCGTCTTGCAAATCGCCCTCGGTGGCTGGGTGAGCACCAATTACGCGGTACTGGCCTGTCCCGACTTTCCCCTCTGCCATGGGCACTGGTGGCCGCCGGAGATGGACTTTCATCACGCCTATACCCTGTGGCGTCCGCTGGGGCAGACGGCGGACGGCGATCTCATTCCTTTCCAGTCCCTGGTGGCCATTCATTGGGTCCATCGCAACTTCGCTTATCTGGTGCTCGCCGTGCTGGGCACGCTTGCCTGGCGCGCCCGGTCGGTGCCGGGCCTGGCCCGTTGGGCCCGCGCGCTGGCGGGGCTGATCTTGTTGCAGTTTCTCACTGGCCTGTCCAATGTCATGCTGCAGTGGCCGCTGCCCGTGGCGGTGCTGCACAACGGAGGTGCGGCGTTGCTGGTGATGATGCTCGTGGTGTTACACTTTCGCGTCGGGGTAGGTGCCCGACACAATCCCGCGCAGACGGGATGA
- the cyoE gene encoding heme o synthase, translated as MTTLSVNQVACRCQQFFALCKPRVVALIVFTAVIGMFLALPGMVPLRILIAGTVGIALVAGAAAAFNCLIEQKVDAIMARTRARPLPRGQVTPIQTLVFAGVVGGLGLFILNAYVNALTMWLTLATFVGYAVIYTVVLKPLTPQNIVIGGASGAMPPVLGWAAATGEVSADALLLFLIIFAWTPPHFWALALYRREEYAKAGMPMLPVTHGEAFTRLHVLLYTLILTACTLLPVASGMSGLIYLAAALVLDGVFLWYGWRLYRAYSDVLAKKTFAYSILYLSLLFAALLVDHYLRLPLGILA; from the coding sequence ATGACGACGCTGAGCGTCAATCAGGTGGCCTGCCGCTGCCAACAGTTCTTTGCTCTGTGCAAGCCGCGCGTGGTGGCGCTGATCGTGTTCACCGCGGTGATTGGCATGTTCCTCGCCCTTCCGGGCATGGTGCCGCTGCGCATCCTGATCGCGGGCACCGTGGGCATCGCCCTGGTGGCGGGCGCGGCGGCGGCCTTCAACTGTCTCATCGAGCAGAAGGTGGACGCCATCATGGCGCGCACCCGGGCGCGCCCGCTGCCGCGCGGGCAGGTGACGCCAATACAGACCCTCGTGTTCGCTGGTGTGGTGGGCGGGTTAGGTCTGTTCATTCTCAACGCCTATGTCAATGCCCTCACCATGTGGCTCACCCTGGCGACCTTCGTGGGCTACGCGGTGATCTACACGGTGGTGCTCAAACCCCTGACACCCCAGAACATCGTCATTGGCGGCGCCTCCGGCGCCATGCCACCGGTGCTGGGCTGGGCTGCTGCCACGGGGGAGGTGAGCGCCGATGCCCTGCTGCTATTCCTCATCATTTTTGCCTGGACCCCACCCCATTTCTGGGCCCTGGCCTTGTACCGTCGTGAGGAGTACGCCAAAGCCGGCATGCCCATGCTGCCCGTCACCCACGGTGAGGCCTTCACCCGCCTGCACGTGCTGCTCTATACGCTGATTCTCACTGCTTGCACCTTGCTGCCCGTGGCGAGCGGCATGAGCGGCCTCATCTATCTAGCCGCTGCCCTGGTGCTCGATGGCGTGTTCCTGTGGTATGGCTGGCGCCTGTATCGGGCCTACAGCGACGTCCTGGCGAAAAAGACCTTCGCCTACTCCATCCTCTACTTGAGCCTTCTGTTCGCCGCGCTGCTCGTGGACCACTATCTCCGGCTACCGCTTGGGATCCTGGCCTAA
- a CDS encoding ABC transporter ATP-binding protein — translation MLPAIELTGVRTRLGGTLIHDGIDLAVWHGEVFGIAGPSGCGKSTLLKEMLMLQRPDAGRIRILGVDLMELDEGKAQALRRRCGVMFQGGALFTGLTVLENVALPLREHTTLSPREIEELSRIKIALADLPPDTVHKYPRELSGGLRKRAALARAIALDPELLFLDEPSAGLDPLAASALDELILGLKAALKLTIIVVTHDLDLLWHVTDRVAMLGERRVVGLGTMAELARSTHPGLWPYFHGPRGRAVWPGEN, via the coding sequence ATGCTCCCCGCCATCGAACTCACCGGAGTGAGGACCCGTCTCGGGGGCACCTTGATCCATGACGGCATCGATCTCGCTGTCTGGCACGGCGAGGTGTTCGGTATCGCCGGCCCCAGCGGCTGCGGCAAATCCACCCTGCTTAAGGAGATGCTGATGTTGCAGCGGCCGGATGCCGGTCGCATCCGCATTTTGGGCGTGGACTTAATGGAACTCGACGAGGGCAAGGCGCAGGCGCTGCGTCGTCGCTGCGGGGTGATGTTCCAGGGCGGGGCCTTGTTCACCGGACTCACGGTGCTGGAAAACGTCGCTTTGCCGCTCCGGGAGCATACCACCCTGAGCCCGCGGGAAATCGAGGAGCTTTCGCGCATCAAGATCGCCTTGGCCGATCTGCCGCCGGATACCGTCCACAAATATCCCCGCGAGCTGTCGGGCGGGCTACGCAAGCGGGCGGCACTGGCGCGGGCCATCGCCCTGGATCCGGAACTCTTGTTCTTGGACGAACCCTCTGCGGGGCTGGATCCATTGGCGGCGAGCGCCTTGGACGAACTCATTCTCGGCTTGAAGGCGGCGCTCAAACTGACCATCATTGTGGTTACCCACGATTTGGACCTGCTCTGGCACGTGACCGATCGTGTGGCCATGTTGGGTGAAAGGCGGGTGGTGGGTCTGGGCACCATGGCGGAGCTCGCCCGCTCGACGCATCCTGGCTTGTGGCCCTATTTCCATGGTCCGCGCGGGCGCGCTGTTTGGCCTGGCGAGAACTGA
- a CDS encoding MlaD family protein has product MESRFSYTLVGAFVLLMGAALVGVVFWLYAGGLREPPARVYYAYFDESVAGLNVNAPVKYKGVTVGRVTEIELAPDGSGRVRLVMSLDERAPIRSDTVATLRMQGLTGLMQVELTGGSPDAPPLAARAPDKVPVIPTRPSLMTRLDTAVSTVLANLNRGTENLNALTDEATRRQLRQILANVETSTRLLAQQMPVLEATLKSTSAAGQEVAHLAQRLQQTAGRVERMADEITRVLSHASGATQALQTGMTQLAGQTLPELDALLIEMRELAQSLRRASSELERQPSSLVFGRPVSRPGPGE; this is encoded by the coding sequence ATGGAATCACGCTTCAGTTACACGTTGGTGGGTGCCTTCGTGCTCCTCATGGGAGCGGCCCTGGTGGGTGTCGTTTTTTGGCTGTATGCGGGGGGGCTTCGCGAGCCGCCTGCCCGCGTTTATTACGCGTATTTCGATGAATCCGTGGCGGGCCTTAACGTCAACGCTCCGGTGAAATACAAGGGCGTGACCGTGGGGCGCGTGACCGAAATCGAACTCGCCCCGGACGGTTCGGGCCGCGTGCGCCTGGTCATGTCGCTGGACGAGAGGGCGCCCATCCGCAGCGACACGGTGGCGACCCTGCGCATGCAAGGACTCACCGGTCTCATGCAGGTGGAGCTCACGGGTGGCTCGCCCGATGCACCGCCGCTTGCGGCGCGCGCACCGGACAAGGTGCCCGTGATCCCGACCCGGCCGTCCCTCATGACGCGCCTGGACACTGCGGTCAGCACCGTGCTCGCCAATCTCAATCGCGGCACAGAAAACCTCAATGCCCTCACGGACGAGGCAACCCGGCGTCAGCTCCGCCAGATCCTTGCCAATGTGGAAACCAGCACACGGCTACTCGCCCAGCAGATGCCCGTGCTGGAAGCAACCCTCAAGAGCACCAGTGCAGCAGGCCAGGAAGTCGCCCATCTCGCACAACGGCTGCAGCAGACCGCGGGCCGGGTGGAGCGCATGGCCGATGAAATCACCCGTGTCTTAAGCCATGCCAGCGGGGCGACGCAGGCGCTGCAGACGGGAATGACGCAGCTTGCGGGCCAGACCCTGCCCGAGCTCGACGCCTTGCTGATCGAAATGCGTGAGCTGGCACAAAGCCTGCGCCGTGCCAGCAGCGAGCTGGAGCGGCAGCCGAGCAGCCTGGTGTTCGGGCGGCCCGTGTCCCGTCCCGGACCGGGTGAGTGA